In one Nocardioides sp. NBC_00368 genomic region, the following are encoded:
- a CDS encoding M20 family metallopeptidase, with protein sequence MPTTAKQDAAATVSSDSERLIRLSEQLHAHPETAWEEHRSSRWVAESLEEAGFTVTPALLGLETAFQASFGSGPFRLGLCAEYDALPGLGHACGHNLISAITVGAARALAPLADTAGLTIEVYGTPAEEGGGGKIELLERGAFAGLDLAMMAHPAPVDVAEAEPFAVSHSHVEYQGKAAHAAAYPEQGVNAADAFTIAQVAIGLLRQQLPPTVRVHGVMTNGGEAPNAIPARTEGRWYVRAESLAQLAETEEKVWRCFEAGALATGATLTVEPESKPYAEFRTFAPALAAYRRNAEEIGRVFDPGTPARRMNRASTDMGNVSQVVNAIHPYVGINSGSALNHQPEFAAHCVGGDAEKALLDAATALAWTALDVAEEAAGR encoded by the coding sequence ATGCCCACCACCGCGAAGCAGGACGCCGCCGCGACGGTCAGCAGCGACTCCGAGCGCCTGATCCGGCTCTCCGAGCAGCTGCACGCCCACCCCGAGACCGCCTGGGAGGAGCACCGCTCCTCGCGCTGGGTCGCGGAGTCGCTCGAGGAGGCCGGGTTCACCGTGACCCCGGCCCTCCTCGGCCTGGAGACCGCGTTCCAGGCGAGTTTCGGCAGCGGCCCGTTCCGGCTCGGCCTCTGCGCTGAGTACGACGCGCTCCCCGGCCTCGGCCACGCCTGCGGCCACAACCTGATCTCCGCGATCACCGTCGGTGCGGCCCGCGCGCTGGCCCCGCTCGCCGACACGGCGGGGCTGACCATCGAGGTCTACGGCACCCCCGCCGAGGAGGGCGGTGGCGGCAAGATCGAGCTGCTCGAGCGTGGCGCCTTCGCCGGGCTCGACCTGGCCATGATGGCTCATCCCGCACCCGTCGACGTGGCCGAGGCGGAGCCGTTCGCGGTCTCGCACTCGCACGTCGAATACCAGGGCAAGGCCGCCCACGCGGCGGCCTACCCCGAGCAGGGCGTCAATGCCGCCGACGCCTTCACCATCGCCCAGGTCGCCATCGGCCTGCTCCGCCAGCAGCTGCCGCCGACCGTACGTGTCCACGGCGTGATGACCAACGGGGGAGAGGCACCCAACGCCATCCCCGCCCGCACCGAGGGCCGCTGGTACGTCCGTGCCGAGAGCCTCGCCCAGCTCGCCGAGACCGAGGAGAAGGTCTGGCGCTGCTTCGAGGCCGGTGCCCTCGCCACCGGCGCGACGCTCACCGTCGAGCCGGAGAGCAAGCCGTACGCCGAGTTCCGCACGTTCGCGCCCGCGCTGGCGGCGTACCGGCGCAACGCCGAGGAGATCGGCCGGGTCTTCGATCCGGGCACGCCGGCGCGCCGGATGAACCGTGCCTCCACCGACATGGGCAACGTCTCCCAGGTCGTGAATGCGATCCACCCCTACGTCGGCATCAACTCCGGGAGCGCCCTCAACCATCAGCCCGAGTTCGCCGCGCACTGCGTCGGCGGGGATGCCGAGAAGGCGCTCCTCGACGCCGCCACCGCGCTGGCCTGGACCGCGCTCGACGTCGCCGAGGAGGCGGCCGGACGATGA
- a CDS encoding aspartate ammonia-lyase, which translates to MTAVDAPSTRTEHDSLGAFEVPATAYWGVHTARALRNFPVSGTTVGSHRSLVAALGAVKLAAARTNHELGLLDDRRHAAIAAAARDVRDGKLDEQFVVDVIQGGAGTSTNMNANEVVANRALQILGLPFGSYDEIHPLDHVNRCQSTNDVYPTAVRLALVGAIDRLAEATEALADSFARKATAFRAVPKIGRTQLQDAVPMTVGQELGAFATTLREELARLADSRVLLCEINLGATAIGTGITAHPDYPRLAVAHLAEITGLLVVGAGDLVEATSDTGAFVQVSSVLKRIVVKASKICNDLRLLSSGPQAGLGELRLPARQAGSSIMPGKVNPVIPEMVNQVAFWVIGNDLTVTMAAEGGQLQLNAFEPVMAHGLLQGFTWTAAAFDSLRELCVEGITVDATKLAAAAATNAGLATALTPLLGYAKSAEIAKAALGGAGAVRDLALAAGGLDPAVLDALLRPETLADLDATGVNGATGATGANGANRE; encoded by the coding sequence ATGACCGCCGTCGACGCACCGTCCACCCGCACCGAGCACGACTCGCTCGGCGCCTTCGAGGTGCCGGCCACCGCATACTGGGGCGTGCACACCGCCCGCGCGCTGCGGAACTTCCCGGTCAGCGGCACCACGGTCGGCAGCCACCGCTCGCTCGTCGCCGCTCTCGGCGCGGTCAAGCTCGCCGCGGCCCGGACCAACCACGAGCTCGGCCTGCTCGACGACCGCCGCCACGCGGCCATCGCCGCCGCCGCACGGGACGTGCGTGACGGAAAGCTCGACGAACAGTTCGTCGTCGACGTGATCCAGGGCGGCGCCGGCACCTCGACCAACATGAACGCCAACGAGGTCGTCGCCAACCGCGCCCTGCAGATCCTCGGCCTGCCGTTCGGCAGCTACGACGAGATCCACCCGCTGGACCACGTCAACCGCTGCCAGTCCACCAACGACGTCTACCCGACCGCGGTCCGCCTCGCCCTCGTCGGTGCGATCGACCGCCTGGCCGAGGCGACCGAGGCCCTGGCCGACTCCTTCGCCCGCAAGGCGACCGCGTTCCGCGCCGTCCCCAAGATCGGACGTACGCAGCTCCAGGACGCCGTCCCGATGACGGTCGGCCAGGAGCTCGGTGCCTTCGCCACCACGCTGCGCGAGGAGCTGGCCCGGCTGGCCGACTCCCGCGTGCTCCTGTGCGAGATCAACCTCGGGGCCACCGCGATCGGCACCGGCATCACCGCCCACCCCGACTACCCGCGGCTCGCCGTCGCGCACCTCGCCGAGATCACCGGCCTGCTGGTGGTCGGCGCCGGTGACCTGGTCGAGGCGACCAGCGACACCGGCGCGTTCGTGCAGGTCTCCAGCGTGCTGAAGCGGATCGTCGTCAAGGCCTCCAAGATCTGCAACGACCTGCGGCTGCTCAGCTCGGGTCCGCAGGCCGGGCTCGGCGAGCTCCGCCTTCCTGCCCGCCAGGCGGGGTCGAGCATCATGCCCGGCAAGGTCAACCCGGTGATCCCGGAGATGGTCAACCAGGTCGCCTTCTGGGTGATCGGCAACGACCTCACCGTCACGATGGCGGCCGAGGGCGGTCAGCTCCAGCTCAACGCGTTCGAGCCCGTGATGGCGCACGGCCTGCTCCAGGGATTCACCTGGACCGCCGCCGCCTTCGACTCGCTGCGGGAGCTGTGCGTCGAGGGGATCACCGTCGACGCCACGAAGCTCGCCGCCGCGGCCGCCACCAACGCCGGCCTCGCCACCGCGTTGACGCCGCTGCTCGGCTATGCGAAGTCCGCCGAGATCGCCAAGGCGGCACTCGGCGGCGCCGGAGCGGTGCGCGATCTCGCTCTTGCCGCCGGCGGACTCGACCCGGCCGTCCTCGATGCACTGCTGCGTCCCGAGACGCTCGCCGACCTCGACGCGACCGGCGTGAACGGCGCGACCGGCGCGACCGGCGCGAACGGGGCGAATCGGGAGTGA
- a CDS encoding flavin-containing monooxygenase, translating to MANEDIEVLVVGAGQAGVAMSEHLSDNGVPHLVLERDRIAERWRTMRWDSLVANGPAWHDRFPGLEFQDVDADAFATKDQVAAYFEAYAEKIAAPIRTGVEVTSVTRNEGRPGFRVETSDGVIDARFVVAATGPFQKPVYPPIVPEDAVQLQLHSSDYRNPDQLPEGNVLVVGAGSSGVQIADELQRSGRQVHLSVGPHDRPPRSYRGRDFCWWLGVLGLWDLETPAAGAEHVTIAVSGARGGHTVDFRTLEAGGIQLVGMTDRFDAGTLSFREDLAENIARGDANYLALLDAADEYVARNGIDLPEEPSARDLGPAPSAATTPLLSVDLAEAGITTVIWATGFATDYSWLRVDALDENGRPAHRRGVSTEPGVYFVGLPWLSRRGSSFIWGVWHDAKHVAGHIATQRSYAAYDRQARG from the coding sequence ATGGCAAACGAAGACATCGAGGTCCTCGTCGTCGGCGCAGGTCAGGCCGGGGTGGCGATGAGCGAGCACCTGAGCGACAACGGCGTACCCCATCTCGTGCTGGAGCGTGACCGGATCGCCGAGCGCTGGCGCACGATGCGCTGGGACTCGCTCGTCGCCAACGGCCCCGCCTGGCACGACCGCTTCCCGGGTCTGGAGTTCCAGGACGTCGACGCGGACGCGTTCGCCACCAAGGACCAGGTCGCCGCCTACTTCGAGGCGTACGCCGAGAAGATCGCCGCTCCGATCAGGACCGGCGTCGAGGTGACCTCGGTGACCCGCAACGAGGGCCGTCCGGGCTTCCGGGTGGAGACCTCCGACGGCGTCATCGACGCGCGCTTCGTCGTCGCCGCGACCGGCCCGTTCCAGAAGCCGGTCTACCCGCCGATCGTCCCCGAGGACGCGGTACAGCTGCAGCTGCACTCGAGCGACTACCGCAACCCTGACCAGCTCCCCGAGGGCAACGTCCTCGTCGTCGGCGCGGGCTCCTCCGGCGTCCAGATCGCCGACGAGCTGCAGCGCTCCGGCCGCCAGGTCCACCTCTCCGTCGGGCCGCACGACCGTCCCCCGCGCAGCTACCGCGGCCGCGACTTCTGCTGGTGGCTCGGCGTCCTCGGTCTGTGGGACCTGGAGACCCCGGCCGCCGGCGCGGAACACGTCACCATCGCCGTCAGCGGCGCCCGCGGCGGCCACACCGTCGACTTCCGCACCCTCGAGGCGGGCGGGATCCAGCTCGTCGGCATGACCGACCGGTTCGACGCCGGCACACTAAGCTTCCGCGAGGACCTGGCCGAGAACATCGCCCGGGGCGACGCCAACTACCTCGCCCTCCTCGACGCCGCCGACGAGTACGTCGCCCGCAACGGCATCGACCTCCCCGAGGAGCCCTCGGCCCGTGATCTCGGCCCCGCCCCCTCGGCTGCGACCACCCCCCTGCTGTCCGTCGACCTCGCCGAGGCCGGCATCACCACGGTGATCTGGGCGACCGGCTTCGCGACCGACTACAGCTGGCTCCGAGTCGACGCGCTCGACGAGAACGGCCGCCCGGCCCACCGCCGAGGCGTCTCCACCGAGCCCGGCGTCTACTTCGTCGGCCTCCCCTGGCTCTCCCGCCGTGGCTCGAGCTTCATCTGGGGTGTCTGGCACGACGCCAAGCACGTCGCCGGCCACATCGCGACGCAGCGGAGCTACGCGGCGTACGACCGTCAGGCGCGCGGCTGA
- a CDS encoding DUF1028 domain-containing protein: MTFSVLATDGKGAVGIAVTSSSPAVAARCVHLRPGVGGASSQNITDPRLGIELLDALASGLDARAALAAVTQGREHIEHRQLTVLGLDGAGAAYSGSGSLGVHRHVVAPQVVAAGNLLSGTEVVDAVVAGFEAGTGELEDRLLAGLEAGLAAGGEAGPLHSAGLSVVRDVAWRVTDLRVDWSERPIEELRDLLKVWLPQRDDYVTRGLDPTTAPSYGVPGDE; encoded by the coding sequence GTGACCTTCTCCGTTCTCGCCACCGACGGCAAGGGCGCCGTCGGCATCGCCGTGACCTCCTCCAGCCCGGCCGTCGCCGCGCGCTGCGTCCACCTGCGCCCCGGCGTCGGTGGCGCCTCCTCGCAGAACATCACCGACCCGCGCCTGGGCATCGAGCTGCTCGACGCGCTCGCCTCGGGGCTCGACGCCCGGGCCGCACTGGCCGCGGTCACCCAGGGACGCGAGCACATCGAGCACCGTCAGCTGACCGTGCTCGGGCTCGACGGGGCCGGTGCCGCGTACAGCGGGTCCGGGTCCCTCGGTGTCCACCGCCACGTCGTCGCCCCGCAGGTCGTCGCCGCCGGCAACCTGCTGTCCGGCACCGAGGTCGTCGACGCCGTCGTGGCGGGTTTCGAGGCCGGGACCGGAGAGCTCGAGGATCGGCTGCTCGCCGGGCTCGAGGCGGGACTGGCGGCCGGCGGCGAGGCCGGGCCCCTGCACTCGGCGGGCCTCTCGGTCGTACGCGACGTCGCCTGGCGGGTCACCGACCTCCGCGTCGACTGGAGCGAGCGCCCGATCGAGGAGCTCCGCGATCTGCTGAAGGTCTGGCTGCCGCAGCGCGACGACTACGTGACCCGCGGTCTCGACCCCACCACCGCACCGTCCTACGGCGTGCCCGGGGACGAGTGA
- a CDS encoding RidA family protein — protein sequence METNKSSIVVGGHTRIRPFNTSVTYPEQNLDNDLCQAVVAGNTVYVRGQIGQDLDTSESVGIGDVEAQTEQAMANIKMLLEEAGAEMEHLVKLTIYIVDPRYREVVYRTIGRWTKGVHPISTGLVISALARPEWLVEVDAIAVIPEASK from the coding sequence GTGGAGACCAACAAGAGCAGCATCGTCGTCGGCGGACACACCCGGATCCGCCCGTTCAACACCAGCGTCACCTATCCCGAGCAGAACCTCGACAACGACCTGTGCCAGGCCGTCGTCGCGGGCAACACCGTCTACGTGCGCGGTCAGATCGGGCAGGACCTGGACACCAGCGAGTCGGTCGGCATCGGCGACGTCGAGGCGCAGACCGAGCAGGCGATGGCCAACATCAAGATGCTGCTCGAGGAGGCCGGTGCCGAGATGGAGCACCTGGTCAAGCTCACGATCTACATCGTCGACCCGCGCTACCGCGAGGTCGTCTACCGCACCATCGGCCGCTGGACGAAGGGCGTGCACCCGATCTCGACCGGCCTGGTGATCTCCGCCCTGGCCCGCCCGGAGTGGCTGGTCGAGGTCGACGCGATCGCCGTGATCCCGGAGGCGTCGAAGTGA
- a CDS encoding ABC transporter permease, translating into MHLGTLDTVRYGRWLVPVLAGAIVAACLIPVGYVLWSAASVGPSEAYDFLVRPRIGELLWNTGRLVVAGVLLSVVFGVCGAWVVERTSLPLAGWWHGALCAPLAIPAFVNGYAWVATTHAVQSYPGTVLVVSLSYYPLVYLPTVAALRRLDPSLEEVAAALGRRPREIFWRVVLPTLAPAVLGGALLVGLHLLAEYGALQLLNYPTLTTAILQQYGTAFNGPAATLLASVLLLACLGLLALEMLVRGPAHRARVGSGTARPAPRTRLGRWTAPVMVGLGLFVALAVGLPAASLVRWLVRGASAELDLTRLLPAAGTSIGLAAVAGLVATAAALPVVWQAVRHRSSWSLGVERAAYTTSALPGVVVALALVTVAIGWLPGVYQTLPLLVAAYVILFLPRALVAVRGVLELVPPRLEEVALSLGQSRAGAMRRVTLPLLLPGLATATALVALAVSTELTATLLLAPIGTTTLATEFWSEASAVAYGAAAPYALALVLLAIPATVLLGRSSRGLAR; encoded by the coding sequence GTGCATCTCGGCACGTTGGACACCGTCCGGTACGGGCGGTGGCTGGTCCCGGTGCTGGCCGGCGCGATCGTCGCGGCCTGCCTGATCCCGGTCGGGTACGTCCTGTGGTCGGCCGCGTCGGTCGGCCCCTCCGAGGCGTACGACTTCCTGGTCCGGCCGCGGATCGGGGAGCTGCTGTGGAACACCGGACGGCTGGTGGTCGCCGGGGTCCTGCTCTCCGTCGTGTTCGGCGTCTGCGGGGCGTGGGTGGTCGAGCGGACCTCGCTGCCCCTGGCCGGATGGTGGCACGGCGCGCTGTGTGCGCCGCTGGCCATCCCGGCCTTCGTCAACGGCTACGCGTGGGTGGCGACCACCCACGCGGTGCAGTCCTATCCCGGGACGGTGCTCGTCGTCTCGCTGTCCTACTACCCGCTGGTCTACCTGCCCACGGTGGCCGCGCTGCGCCGCCTCGATCCCTCCCTGGAGGAGGTCGCGGCGGCGCTCGGCCGACGGCCGCGGGAGATCTTCTGGCGCGTGGTGCTGCCGACCCTCGCCCCGGCCGTCCTGGGCGGTGCGCTGCTGGTCGGGCTGCACCTGCTGGCCGAGTACGGCGCCCTGCAGCTGCTCAACTATCCGACCCTGACGACGGCGATCCTGCAGCAGTACGGCACGGCCTTCAACGGTCCCGCCGCGACCCTGCTGGCCAGCGTGCTGCTGCTGGCCTGCCTCGGGCTGCTCGCCCTGGAGATGCTCGTGCGCGGGCCGGCCCATCGCGCCCGGGTCGGCAGCGGCACCGCCCGCCCGGCGCCGAGGACGCGGCTCGGCCGCTGGACCGCGCCGGTCATGGTGGGGCTCGGACTCTTCGTGGCGCTGGCCGTCGGTCTTCCCGCGGCCAGCCTGGTGCGCTGGCTGGTCCGGGGCGCCTCGGCCGAGCTCGACCTGACCCGGCTGCTCCCGGCGGCCGGCACCAGCATCGGTCTCGCCGCCGTCGCCGGCCTGGTCGCGACGGCCGCGGCGCTCCCGGTCGTCTGGCAGGCGGTGCGCCACCGGTCCAGCTGGTCGCTGGGTGTCGAGCGGGCGGCGTACACCACCAGCGCGCTGCCGGGCGTCGTGGTCGCGCTGGCCCTGGTCACCGTCGCGATCGGTTGGCTGCCCGGGGTCTACCAGACCCTGCCGCTGCTGGTGGCGGCGTACGTCATCCTGTTCCTGCCGCGGGCGCTCGTCGCGGTGCGCGGGGTGCTGGAGCTGGTGCCGCCGCGGCTCGAGGAGGTCGCGCTGAGCCTGGGCCAGAGCCGGGCCGGGGCGATGCGGCGGGTCACGCTGCCGCTGCTCCTGCCTGGGCTGGCCACGGCCACCGCGCTCGTCGCGCTCGCGGTCTCGACCGAGCTGACCGCCACGCTGCTGCTGGCCCCGATCGGGACCACGACGCTGGCCACCGAGTTCTGGAGCGAGGCCTCCGCGGTCGCCTACGGGGCCGCGGCGCCTTACGCGCTCGCGCTGGTGCTGCTCGCGATCCCGGCGACGGTGCTGTTGGGACGTTCGTCGAGAGGATTGGCACGATGA
- a CDS encoding purine-cytosine permease family protein → MPDQPVVEKHTIGYVPPEDRHGKVRDLFTLWFGTNIAPLPVVTGAAGVTVFGLDLFWCLVAIVVGHLVGGVFMALHSAQGPQMGIPQMIQSRGQFGSYGALIVVVIAAVMYLAFFASNIVLAGQSLHGIAEPIPVEAGIVIGALGSGLIAVIGYKVIHSLNKIATWVLGIGIVLGTVAIFVAGLPAGFWTQGGYSTAGFLATVSLGALWQIAFAPYVSDYSRYLPAGVGVKATFTATYLGCTLGSILPFAFGAIVALAMKPGIEVMTGVRDTTGAFGTPLLVLFLLSVISHNALNLYGTVLSVITCVQTFVATWIPTARSRVVLSLIVMAASTYFAIGVSGNFISYFVDIVLALLVVLVPWTAINLIDFYLIHRGNYDLDSIFAADGGIYGRFNGQAILAYVIGILVQIPFMATPLYTGPVADKLDGADLSWILGLVATAPIYYLLARGRKLAPSEVALAPQV, encoded by the coding sequence ATGCCAGACCAACCAGTCGTCGAGAAGCACACCATCGGCTACGTCCCGCCCGAGGACCGCCATGGCAAGGTGCGCGACCTCTTCACCCTGTGGTTCGGGACGAACATCGCTCCCCTGCCCGTCGTCACCGGTGCCGCTGGCGTCACCGTCTTCGGCCTCGACCTCTTCTGGTGCCTCGTCGCCATCGTGGTCGGCCACCTCGTCGGCGGCGTCTTCATGGCGCTGCACTCGGCCCAGGGCCCACAGATGGGCATCCCGCAGATGATCCAGAGCCGCGGCCAGTTCGGCTCGTACGGGGCACTGATCGTCGTGGTGATCGCGGCGGTGATGTACCTGGCCTTCTTCGCCTCCAACATCGTCCTGGCCGGCCAGTCGCTGCACGGCATCGCCGAGCCGATCCCGGTCGAGGCCGGCATCGTCATCGGCGCGCTCGGCTCCGGCCTGATCGCGGTGATCGGCTACAAGGTCATCCACTCGCTCAACAAGATCGCGACCTGGGTCCTCGGCATCGGCATCGTGCTCGGCACCGTCGCCATCTTCGTCGCCGGCCTGCCCGCGGGCTTCTGGACGCAGGGCGGGTACAGCACCGCCGGCTTCCTGGCCACGGTCTCGCTGGGTGCGCTGTGGCAGATCGCCTTCGCTCCGTACGTCTCGGACTACTCCCGCTACCTGCCGGCCGGCGTCGGGGTGAAGGCCACCTTCACCGCCACCTATCTCGGCTGCACCCTCGGCTCGATCCTGCCGTTCGCCTTCGGTGCGATCGTCGCACTGGCGATGAAGCCGGGCATCGAGGTCATGACCGGCGTCCGGGACACCACCGGCGCGTTCGGCACCCCGCTCCTCGTCCTGTTCCTGCTCTCGGTGATCAGCCACAACGCGCTCAACCTCTACGGGACCGTGCTCTCGGTCATCACCTGCGTGCAGACGTTCGTCGCCACCTGGATCCCGACGGCACGCAGCCGCGTGGTGCTGTCGCTGATCGTGATGGCCGCCTCGACGTACTTCGCCATCGGCGTCTCGGGCAACTTCATCTCGTACTTCGTCGACATCGTGCTCGCGCTGCTGGTCGTGCTGGTCCCGTGGACCGCGATCAACCTGATCGACTTCTACCTGATCCACCGCGGCAACTACGACCTCGACTCGATCTTCGCGGCTGACGGCGGCATCTACGGCCGCTTCAACGGCCAGGCGATCCTCGCCTACGTGATCGGCATCCTCGTCCAGATCCCGTTCATGGCGACGCCGCTCTACACCGGGCCGGTCGCGGACAAGCTCGACGGCGCCGACCTGAGCTGGATCCTGGGCCTGGTCGCGACCGCGCCGATCTACTACCTGCTGGCACGCGGCCGCAAGCTCGCCCCGAGCGAGGTCGCGCTCGCCCCGCAGGTCTGA
- a CDS encoding iron ABC transporter substrate-binding protein, producing the protein MAVKPLSAVVVSVSVALLGATLTSCSSGDALVVYNAQHEQLMEELVPAFEKETGIDVELRNGKDLELAAQLVAEGKKSPADVFLTENSPAMAAVEREGLLATLPDDVTAPIPEQYRPTSNAWTGFVARSTVLVYNTDQITEAELPASLLDLAKPEWKGKVSFSPTGADFQAIVAGVLATEGEEATRKWLEGLKANGTVYDGNNVVLESVNAGEMPVGIIYHYYWYRDQAESGEVSDNSKLHFFGNQDPGAFVSVSGAGVLASAKHKSDAEKFVGYLTGKTGQQGLADSYALEYPLNPEVQLDPPVKKFSELAPPAVAVSDLDSAAVVDMMTEVGFL; encoded by the coding sequence ATGGCCGTGAAGCCTCTCTCCGCTGTTGTGGTCTCGGTCTCGGTTGCCCTGCTCGGGGCAACGCTCACCTCCTGCTCCTCCGGCGACGCGCTGGTCGTCTACAACGCCCAGCACGAGCAGCTCATGGAGGAGCTGGTGCCGGCGTTCGAGAAGGAGACCGGCATCGACGTCGAGCTGCGCAACGGCAAGGACCTCGAGCTCGCTGCCCAGCTCGTCGCGGAGGGCAAGAAGTCGCCGGCCGACGTCTTCCTCACCGAGAACTCGCCGGCGATGGCCGCGGTCGAGCGGGAGGGCCTGCTGGCCACCCTGCCCGACGACGTGACCGCGCCGATCCCCGAGCAGTACCGACCGACGAGCAACGCCTGGACCGGGTTCGTGGCCCGCTCCACCGTGCTGGTCTACAACACCGACCAGATCACCGAGGCGGAGCTGCCCGCCTCGTTGCTCGACCTGGCCAAGCCGGAGTGGAAGGGCAAGGTCTCCTTCTCGCCGACCGGCGCCGACTTCCAGGCGATCGTCGCCGGGGTCCTGGCCACGGAGGGCGAGGAGGCCACCAGGAAGTGGCTCGAGGGGCTCAAGGCCAACGGCACCGTCTACGACGGCAACAACGTCGTGCTGGAGTCGGTCAACGCGGGCGAGATGCCGGTCGGGATCATCTACCACTACTACTGGTACCGCGACCAGGCCGAGTCCGGTGAGGTCAGCGACAACTCCAAGCTCCACTTCTTCGGCAACCAGGACCCCGGTGCCTTCGTCAGCGTCTCCGGGGCGGGCGTGCTGGCCTCGGCGAAGCACAAGTCCGATGCCGAGAAGTTCGTCGGCTATCTCACCGGCAAGACCGGCCAGCAGGGCCTGGCCGACAGCTACGCGCTGGAGTACCCGCTGAACCCCGAGGTCCAGCTCGACCCGCCGGTCAAGAAGTTCTCCGAGCTCGCGCCGCCCGCCGTGGCGGTCTCCGACCTCGACAGTGCTGCGGTGGTCGACATGATGACGGAAGTCGGTTTCCTCTGA
- a CDS encoding LysR family transcriptional regulator — MAEPSFTLTQLRYFAAAAELGSMTAASRQLVVSQSAVSTAVAQLEKELGVQLLLRHHARGLTLTAAGEEFYRELRSYLVHTSELVEVARSAGQALVGDLTIGCFTTLGPFELPRLLAACEQDHPGIHVSVLEDEHAALKHALRSGRCELALMYGYDLDDDIDHVRVGLAAPYVLVGKGHRLARRKKVALAELEKEPMVLLDLPHSGQYFERLVESAGFRPEIRHRSAGFETVRAMVANGQGWSVLNQRPASATTYDGAEIVTLEISDPVEPLEVVLASMKGVRLTARAQAFVRSAGRAARRREGR, encoded by the coding sequence ATGGCCGAGCCGTCCTTCACCCTGACCCAGCTGCGCTACTTCGCCGCAGCTGCGGAGCTGGGCTCCATGACCGCCGCTTCGCGGCAGCTCGTGGTCTCGCAGTCGGCCGTCTCGACGGCCGTCGCACAGCTCGAGAAGGAGCTGGGCGTCCAGCTGCTGCTGCGCCACCACGCGCGCGGCCTGACCCTCACGGCGGCCGGGGAGGAGTTCTACCGCGAGCTGCGCAGCTATCTGGTGCACACCAGCGAGCTGGTCGAGGTCGCCCGCTCCGCCGGCCAGGCGCTCGTCGGCGACCTCACCATCGGCTGCTTCACCACCCTGGGCCCGTTCGAGCTGCCGCGGCTGCTGGCCGCCTGCGAGCAGGACCACCCGGGCATCCACGTCTCGGTCCTCGAGGACGAGCACGCGGCGCTCAAGCACGCGCTGCGTTCGGGCCGCTGCGAGCTGGCGCTCATGTACGGCTACGACCTCGACGACGACATCGACCACGTCCGGGTCGGCCTAGCCGCGCCGTACGTCCTCGTCGGGAAGGGCCACCGGCTGGCCCGCCGGAAGAAGGTCGCGCTCGCCGAGCTCGAGAAGGAGCCGATGGTGCTCCTCGATCTGCCGCACAGCGGCCAGTACTTCGAGCGGCTGGTCGAGTCGGCCGGCTTCCGCCCCGAGATCCGCCACCGCAGCGCCGGCTTCGAGACCGTCCGCGCGATGGTCGCCAACGGCCAGGGGTGGTCGGTGCTCAACCAGCGTCCGGCCAGCGCCACGACGTACGACGGTGCCGAGATCGTGACGTTGGAGATCAGCGATCCGGTCGAGCCTCTCGAGGTCGTGCTGGCCTCGATGAAGGGCGTGCGCCTCACCGCCCGTGCCCAGGCCTTCGTCCGGTCCGCGGGCCGCGCAGCACGACGGCGGGAAGGCCGCTGA